A section of the Macadamia integrifolia cultivar HAES 741 chromosome 9, SCU_Mint_v3, whole genome shotgun sequence genome encodes:
- the LOC122089457 gene encoding beta-amylase 1, chloroplastic-like, with amino-acid sequence MASLSITHQIGVLSGKPIQSESVTSNGDTTGVVSAAAVWKTQPSNLRCRIKNQGLEIEAITPPVSPLKSPCRSPSPVFGSMRPDLSVACQALVADMEAEAAAVVEEEEVREYMEGGTAQVMKGVKGKGVPVYVMMPLDSVTMSNGVNRRKAMNASLQALKSAGVEGIMMDVWWGLVEREAPGSYNWGGYAELLEMARNHGLKVQAVMSFHQCGGNVGDSCTIPLPKWVVEEMEKDQDLAYTDQWGRRNFEYLSLGCDTLPVLKGRSPVQCYSDFMRAFRDNFKHLLGDTIVEIQVGMGPAGELRYPSYPEANGTWRFPGIGAFQCYDKYMLSSLKAAAEASGNPEWGNGGPSDAGHYNNWPEDTPFFRREGGGWNSSYGEFFLSWYSEMLLNHGERILSSAESIFKGTGVKISVKIAGIHWHYGTRSHAPELTAGYYNTRYRDGYIPIAQMLSRHGAVFNFTCIEMRDHEQPQDAQCAPEKLVRQVALATREANVPLAGENALPRYDEYAHKQILHASSLNLGGDDGGRKGEEQEMCAFTYLRMNPQLFQEDNWRRFVGFVKKMREGKNGNQCWEQVEREAEHFVHITQPLVQEAAVALSH; translated from the exons ATGGCATCATTGAGCATAACTCACCAGATTGGTGTCCTTTCTGGGAAGCCAATCCAGTCGGAATCTGTGACTTCCAACGGCGATACGACGGGGGTGGTGTCAGCGGCGGCGGTCTGGAAAACTCAGCCATCGAACCTCCGGTGTAGAATCAAGAACCAAGGTCTAGAGATCGAAGCGATTACACCGCCGGTAAGTCCATTGAAGAGCCCGTGCAGGTCTCCATCGCCGGTATTTGGATCGATGAGGCCGGATCTGTCGGTGGCGTGCCAGGCTCTGGTGGCGGACATGGAGGCGGAGGCGGCGGcggtggtggaggaggaggaggtgaggGAGTATATGGAAGGTGGAACTGCGCAGGTGATGAAAGGTGTGAAGGGGAAGGGGGTGCCAGTGTATGTGATGATGCCGTTAGATAGTGTCACGATGAGCAACGGTGTGAACCGGAGGAAGGCCATGAATGCGAGTCTGCAAGCGCTAAAGAGCGCCGGGGTGGAAGGGATTATGATGGACGTGTGGTGGGGTTTGGTCGAAAGAGAAGCACCTGGGTCTTACAACTGGGGTGGCTACGCCGAGTTACTTGAGATGGCCAGGAACCATGGTCTCAAGGTCCAAGCCGTGATGTCCTTCCACCAGTGCGGTGGCAACGTTGGTGATTCTTGCAC GATCCCGTTACCCAAGTGGGTGGTGGAGGAGATGGAAAAAGACCAGGACCTTGCGTACACGGATCAATGGGGGAGAAGGAACTTCGAATACCTCTCTCTCGGATGTGACACCCTTCCTGTTCTCAAGGGTCGTAGTCCCGTCCAGTGCTACTCCGACTTCATGCGTGCCTTCAGGGATAACTTCAAACACCTTCTCGGCGACACGATCGTG GAGATACAAGTTGGGATGGGCCCAGCAGGGGAGCTCCGATACCCCTCGTACCCAGAGGCTAATGGTACATGGAGATTCCCCGGAATTGGAGCTTTCCAATGCTATGACAAG TACATGCTCAGTAGCTTGAAAGCTGCGGCTGAAGCTTCAGGGAATCCAGAGTGGGGGAACGGAGGCCCTTCAGATGCAGGGCACTACAACAATTGGCCTGAAGACACGCCCTTCTTCCGCAGAGAAGGTGGAGGTTGGAATAGCTCTTACGGCGAATTCTTCCTCTCTTGGTACTCTGAAATGCTTTTGAACCACGGAGAGCGGATACTGTCATCAGCCGAATCGATCTTCAAAGGCACAGGCGTCAAGATCTCTGTGAAAATCGCAGGCATCCATTGGCACTACGGAACTCGATCCCACGCACCAGAGCTTACTGCTGGGTACTATAACACCCGCTACAGAGACGGCTACATACCCATCGCACAAATGCTGTCACGGCACGGCGCAGTTTTCAACTTCACGTGCATCGAGATGCGCGATCACGAGCAGCCCCAAGACGCTCAATGTGCGCCCGAGAAGCTCGTTAGGCAAGTAGCTTTGGCGACCAGAGAGGCTAACGTGCCACTTGCAGGGGAAAACGCTTTGCCACGGTATGATGAGTATGCGCACAAGCAGATACTGCATGCGTCGTCGTTGAATCTTGGTGGTGACGATGGAGGCAGGAAAGGAGAGGAGCAAGAGATGTGTGCTTTCACCTATTTGAGAATGAACCCGCAGCTGTTTCAGGAAGATAACTGGAGGAGGTTTGTGGggtttgtgaagaagatgagagaaggaaagaatgggAACCAGTGTTGGGAACAAGTGGAGAGGGAAGCAGAGCACTTTGTGCATATTACGCAGCCATTGGTACAAGAGGCTGCGGTTGCCCTGAGTCACTAG